One region of Streptomyces subrutilus genomic DNA includes:
- a CDS encoding DUF4352 domain-containing protein, whose protein sequence is MIGGSAGARMSRRRLRGAAAACVLAGFGPALLGAAPGGSGETVSLAGSGPGQRLDVTLVQVVDPATPADPQGPAPDASTRLLAVRFRLENTGTAVYKDSPAPAAHLLDTAGKRFSGLNSPTTAGNSFPDTVTLSPGGSAEGFVTFRLPQDATAAAVQFALNGGLADDVGQWSLP, encoded by the coding sequence GTGATCGGTGGATCGGCCGGTGCCCGCATGTCCCGGCGCCGCCTGCGCGGCGCGGCGGCCGCGTGCGTGCTCGCGGGATTCGGCCCGGCGCTGCTGGGCGCGGCCCCCGGCGGCTCGGGCGAGACCGTCTCCCTCGCCGGGAGCGGGCCCGGCCAGCGGCTCGACGTCACCCTGGTCCAGGTGGTGGACCCCGCCACCCCGGCCGACCCGCAGGGCCCGGCGCCCGACGCGTCGACCCGGCTGCTGGCCGTCCGGTTCCGGCTGGAGAACACCGGGACCGCCGTCTACAAGGACTCCCCCGCGCCGGCCGCGCACCTGCTGGACACCGCCGGTAAGCGGTTCTCCGGCCTCAACAGCCCCACGACGGCCGGGAACTCCTTCCCGGACACCGTCACCCTCAGCCCCGGCGGCTCGGCCGAGGGCTTCGTCACCTTCCGGCTGCCGCAGGACGCCACCGCGGCGGCGGTCCAGTTCGCGCTGAACGGCGGCCTGGCGGACGACGTCGGCCAGTGGAGCCTGCCGTAG
- a CDS encoding aldo/keto reductase gives MTETITAASAGTWRLGDLTVNRLGFGAMRLTHLADGSPSDRERVTGVLRRAVELGVNHIDTAAFYFSPLRSANELINRALAPYADDLVITTKVGPGRDAAGHWWWAEPGQLRGQVEENLRQLGRDHLDVVNLRVPRRETSGSVAEHFGALAELRTAGLIRHLGISNARPDHLAEARAIAPVVCVQNPYGIGSPAEDHAFLDACGQQDIAFVPFYAIAGAGKESGAAAEDSPDVRALAEAHGVSTAQLRLAWTLSRGPHVLAIPGTGNPDHLVENVAAGSLRLTPEEVALLDSL, from the coding sequence ATGACAGAAACGATCACCGCGGCCTCGGCCGGCACCTGGCGGCTGGGCGACCTCACCGTCAACCGGCTCGGCTTCGGCGCGATGCGGCTCACGCATCTCGCCGACGGCTCCCCCAGCGACCGCGAGCGGGTGACCGGCGTGCTGCGCCGCGCCGTGGAGCTCGGTGTGAACCACATCGACACCGCCGCCTTCTACTTCTCGCCGCTGCGCTCCGCCAACGAGCTGATCAACCGCGCGCTGGCCCCGTACGCCGACGACCTGGTCATCACCACCAAGGTCGGGCCGGGCCGGGACGCCGCCGGGCACTGGTGGTGGGCAGAGCCCGGACAGTTGCGCGGGCAGGTGGAGGAGAACCTGCGCCAGCTGGGCCGCGACCACCTCGACGTGGTCAACCTCCGCGTCCCGCGCCGTGAGACGAGCGGGTCCGTCGCCGAGCACTTCGGGGCGCTCGCCGAGCTCCGCACCGCCGGCCTGATCCGCCACCTGGGCATCTCCAACGCCCGCCCCGACCACCTCGCCGAGGCGCGGGCCATCGCGCCGGTGGTGTGCGTGCAGAACCCGTACGGGATCGGTTCCCCGGCCGAGGACCACGCCTTCCTGGACGCGTGCGGGCAGCAGGACATCGCCTTCGTGCCGTTCTACGCGATCGCCGGCGCCGGCAAGGAGTCCGGGGCGGCCGCCGAGGACAGCCCCGATGTACGCGCCCTCGCGGAGGCCCACGGGGTCTCGACGGCCCAGCTGCGCCTGGCGTGGACCCTGAGCCGCGGCCCGCACGTCCTGGCGATCCCGGGCACGGGCAACCCGGACCACCTCGTCGAGAACGTCGCCGCGGGGTCCCTGCGCCTCACCCCCGAGGAGGTCGCGCTCCTCGACTCCCTGTGA
- a CDS encoding dihydrodipicolinate synthase family protein — MSIRLPSAGGGYRLHRPNTDPFAPLSCGPAHSRRFYSAAHVVADPRTRPGAAGPGVDWEATLAFRRRLWAQGLGVAEAMDTAQRGMGLDWPAAAELIRRSADEARAVGGRIVCGAGTDQLSPDEAHPPAAVTAAYQEQLAHVEDCGAGAVLMASRALAAAARGPEDYLEVYGGLLRQSARPVVLHWLGPVFDPALAGYWGHDDLDAATEVFLKIIADCPEKVDGIKVSLLDAEREVDIRRRLPAGVRCYTGDDYHYPELIAGDGELASDALLGIFDPIAPIAARAALALDRGDTAGFRALLDPTVPLSRHLFAPPTRFYKTGVVLLAWLAGYQEEFRMLGGLESARSLEHLAAAYELADGLGLFPDPELAEDRMRGLLALHGVAS; from the coding sequence GTGAGCATCCGGCTCCCCTCGGCGGGCGGCGGGTACCGCCTGCACCGGCCGAACACCGACCCCTTCGCCCCGCTCAGCTGCGGCCCGGCGCACAGCCGGAGGTTCTACTCGGCCGCGCACGTGGTCGCCGATCCGCGGACCCGGCCCGGCGCGGCTGGGCCCGGGGTGGACTGGGAGGCGACGCTGGCCTTCCGCCGCCGGCTGTGGGCGCAGGGCCTCGGAGTCGCCGAGGCCATGGACACGGCGCAGCGCGGCATGGGCCTGGACTGGCCGGCGGCCGCGGAGCTGATCCGGCGTTCGGCGGACGAGGCCAGAGCCGTCGGCGGGCGGATCGTCTGCGGGGCGGGCACCGACCAGCTCTCCCCGGACGAGGCGCACCCCCCGGCGGCCGTCACCGCGGCGTATCAGGAACAGCTCGCACACGTCGAGGACTGCGGGGCGGGCGCCGTCCTGATGGCCTCTCGGGCACTGGCGGCCGCGGCCCGCGGCCCCGAGGACTACCTGGAGGTGTACGGGGGGCTGCTCCGGCAGAGCGCGCGGCCGGTCGTACTGCACTGGCTGGGCCCGGTGTTCGACCCGGCGCTCGCCGGCTACTGGGGACACGACGACCTCGACGCGGCCACGGAGGTCTTCCTGAAGATCATCGCCGACTGTCCGGAGAAGGTGGACGGGATCAAGGTCTCGCTGCTGGACGCCGAGCGGGAGGTGGACATCCGCCGGCGGCTGCCGGCCGGGGTGCGCTGCTACACGGGGGACGACTACCACTACCCGGAGCTGATAGCGGGAGACGGGGAGCTGGCGAGCGACGCGCTGCTGGGCATCTTCGACCCGATCGCCCCGATAGCGGCCCGGGCGGCGCTGGCACTGGACCGGGGGGACACCGCGGGCTTCCGGGCGCTGCTGGATCCGACGGTCCCCCTGTCGAGGCATCTCTTCGCACCGCCGACCCGCTTCTACAAGACCGGGGTGGTGCTGCTGGCCTGGCTGGCCGGGTACCAGGAGGAGTTCAGGATGCTCGGCGGGCTGGAGTCGGCCCGATCCCTGGAGCATCTGGCGGCGGCGTACGAACTGGCCGACGGGCTGGGGCTGTTCCCGGATCCGGAGCTCGCCGAGGACCGGATGCGGGGGCTGCTCGCGCTGCACGGGGTCGCGTCGTGA
- a CDS encoding IclR family transcriptional regulator, protein MSTDGAQDPGNGSAPRGGRTSAAGSALEKSLRILEAVAAPGGPHRLAEVTAAAAVPKSSTFRILASLAEQGFVRQEGDGRYGVGPRLRGLSALVSGGEPASIGRILDELRQAAGGQTVHLALHSGRTVTYVRKLESEQPFRTASRVGMRMPLHTTAIGKSILAHLPEEEVRELLTATGLAPRTERTVTSKEALYAQLAEVRSRGFALDDEENEPSIRCIGAPVLGADGRPVGGVSITTVTFLVSREEIEAYAPALLAAARALAPLL, encoded by the coding sequence GTGTCAACGGATGGGGCCCAGGACCCGGGGAACGGCAGCGCACCGCGCGGAGGGCGGACCTCCGCCGCGGGATCGGCGCTGGAGAAGTCCCTGCGCATCCTGGAGGCGGTGGCCGCCCCCGGCGGGCCGCACCGGCTCGCGGAGGTGACGGCGGCGGCCGCCGTGCCCAAGTCCAGCACCTTCCGGATCCTCGCCTCGCTGGCCGAACAGGGCTTCGTACGCCAGGAGGGCGACGGCCGGTACGGGGTGGGGCCGCGGCTGCGCGGACTGTCCGCCCTGGTCAGCGGCGGGGAGCCGGCGAGCATCGGGCGGATCCTGGACGAGCTGCGGCAGGCGGCCGGCGGGCAGACCGTCCATCTGGCCCTGCACAGCGGGCGCACCGTCACCTATGTCCGGAAGCTGGAGAGCGAGCAGCCCTTCCGGACGGCCTCCCGGGTCGGGATGCGCATGCCGCTGCACACCACCGCGATCGGCAAGAGCATCCTGGCGCATCTGCCCGAGGAGGAGGTACGGGAGCTGCTCACCGCCACCGGGCTCGCGCCGCGCACCGAGCGGACGGTCACGAGCAAGGAGGCCCTGTACGCACAGCTGGCCGAGGTCCGCTCCCGCGGCTTCGCCCTGGACGACGAGGAGAACGAGCCCAGCATCCGCTGCATCGGCGCGCCCGTCCTGGGAGCGGACGGCCGCCCGGTCGGCGGGGTCAGCATCACCACCGTCACGTTCCTGGTCTCCCGCGAGGAGATCGAGGCGTACGCACCCGCCCTGCTCGCGGCGGCGCGGGCGCTGGCTCCGCTGCTGTGA
- a CDS encoding sugar phosphate isomerase/epimerase family protein — translation MKPAPAPARLSLNQETIRQWSLPELVAGCTAAGVGAVGLWRDPVRAFGVRETAKLVAGAGLRVSSLCRGGFFTAADPAGRAAALDDNRRAVAEAAELGADTLVLVSGGLPPGERDLVGARGRIASVLGELAPWAAAHGIRLGIEPLHPMFASDRCVVSTLGQALDLAEQFPAEQVGVVADAYHLWWDERLPADLLRAGEGGRIVAVQVADWVTPLPEGALLGRGQLGDGCIDLRGFRRLADAAGYRDPVEVEIFSPGLWARDGAEVLREVIDRYRQHVD, via the coding sequence GTGAAGCCGGCGCCCGCGCCGGCGCGGCTGAGCCTCAACCAGGAGACGATACGCCAGTGGTCGCTGCCCGAGCTGGTCGCCGGGTGCACGGCGGCGGGCGTGGGCGCGGTCGGGCTGTGGCGGGATCCGGTCCGGGCGTTCGGGGTACGGGAGACGGCGAAGCTGGTCGCCGGGGCGGGGCTGCGGGTGAGCTCGCTGTGCCGGGGCGGGTTCTTCACCGCCGCCGACCCCGCCGGGCGGGCCGCCGCGCTCGACGACAACCGCCGGGCCGTGGCGGAGGCGGCCGAACTGGGCGCGGACACGCTGGTCCTGGTGTCCGGCGGGCTGCCCCCGGGCGAGCGGGACCTGGTGGGGGCGCGCGGGCGGATCGCCTCGGTCCTCGGCGAGCTGGCGCCGTGGGCCGCCGCGCACGGGATACGGCTGGGGATCGAGCCGCTGCATCCGATGTTCGCGTCGGACCGGTGTGTGGTGTCCACCCTCGGCCAGGCCCTGGACCTGGCCGAGCAGTTCCCCGCGGAGCAGGTGGGGGTGGTGGCCGACGCGTACCACCTGTGGTGGGACGAGCGGCTCCCGGCGGATCTGCTCCGGGCGGGCGAGGGCGGGCGGATCGTAGCCGTCCAGGTGGCCGACTGGGTCACCCCGCTCCCCGAAGGGGCGCTGCTGGGGCGCGGGCAGTTGGGGGACGGCTGTATCGACCTGCGGGGCTTTCGCCGGCTGGCGGACGCGGCCGGCTACCGGGACCCGGTCGAGGTGGAGATCTTCAGCCCGGGCCTGTGGGCCCGGGACGGCGCGGAGGTCCTGAGGGAGGTGATCGACCGCTACCGGCAGCACGTGGACTGA
- a CDS encoding LacI family DNA-binding transcriptional regulator, with protein MAVTLAEVAARAGVSPATVSRVLNGGYPVAGGTRTRVERAVEELGYIANGPARALAAATSDLVGVLVHDVADSFFGILAGSLQSALAPTGPGGARRLAVVCNTEGDPAAELAYLALLEGQRAGGVVLTGGAAEDPGHTTALAARVARIAASGAPVVLCGRPPLPLPAGAPSGLLVATVAFDDHGGAFRLAEHLLALGHRRIASVAGPPGLSTTRERLAGHRAALLRHDPRLPEACADLTVHAAFTRSAGYDATRELLRRGAPFTAVAAANDTVATGVAAALREAGLRIPEDVSVAGFDDLPFCADTAPALTTVRVPLREAGALAALLVTGRRPLPPGGITTLPTELMVRASTGPAPAGRNGP; from the coding sequence ATGGCGGTGACCCTGGCCGAGGTCGCGGCGCGCGCGGGGGTGTCGCCCGCCACGGTCTCGCGCGTCTTGAACGGGGGATACCCGGTGGCAGGCGGCACGCGCACCCGGGTGGAGCGGGCCGTCGAAGAACTGGGCTACATCGCCAACGGGCCCGCCCGCGCGCTCGCGGCCGCGACCTCCGACCTCGTCGGCGTGCTCGTCCACGACGTCGCGGACAGCTTCTTCGGCATACTCGCCGGATCCCTGCAGAGCGCCCTCGCGCCCACCGGCCCGGGCGGCGCCCGCCGCCTCGCGGTCGTCTGCAACACCGAAGGGGACCCCGCGGCCGAACTGGCCTACCTCGCCCTGCTGGAAGGCCAGCGGGCCGGCGGAGTCGTCCTCACCGGCGGCGCCGCCGAGGACCCGGGCCACACCACGGCACTCGCCGCCCGCGTGGCCCGGATCGCCGCGAGCGGTGCGCCCGTGGTCCTGTGCGGCCGGCCCCCGCTGCCGCTGCCCGCCGGCGCGCCCTCCGGACTGCTCGTCGCCACCGTGGCGTTCGACGACCACGGCGGCGCCTTCCGCCTCGCCGAACACCTGCTGGCCCTCGGACACCGGCGGATCGCCTCCGTCGCCGGCCCGCCCGGCCTGAGCACCACCCGCGAGCGGCTCGCCGGACACCGCGCCGCCCTGCTGCGGCACGACCCCCGCCTTCCCGAGGCCTGCGCCGACCTGACCGTGCACGCCGCCTTCACCCGCTCCGCGGGCTACGACGCCACCCGCGAACTGCTGCGCCGCGGCGCACCCTTCACCGCCGTCGCCGCGGCCAACGACACCGTCGCCACCGGAGTCGCCGCAGCCCTGCGCGAGGCCGGGCTGCGCATCCCCGAGGACGTCTCCGTCGCCGGTTTCGACGACCTGCCGTTCTGCGCGGACACCGCCCCCGCCCTCACCACCGTCCGGGTGCCCCTGCGCGAGGCGGGAGCGCTCGCCGCCCTCCTGGTCACCGGCCGCCGACCGCTGCCCCCGGGCGGGATCACCACCCTGCCCACCGAGCTGATGGTGCGCGCCTCCACCGGACCCGCCCCCGCGGGAAGGAACGGCCCGTGA
- a CDS encoding Gfo/Idh/MocA family protein: MNGVTGRMGYRQHLVRSLLALREQGGLPLGDGTVLWPEPVLVGRREPALREIAERHGLEHVSTDLEAVLADPEVEIYFDAQVTSARETAIRHAIAAGKHVYCEKPTALTFASSLELARLAAAAGIKHGVVQDKLFLPGLLKLRRLIEGGFFGEILSVRGEFGYWVFEGDWQPAQRPSWNYRAQDGGGIVADMFPHWEYLLHELFGRVHTVQALTRTHIGRRWDEEGKPYEATADDAAYGTFELEGGAVAQINSSWAVRVHRDELVEFQVDGTHGSAVAGLRSCRVQHRGATPKPVWNPDLPQTEPFRSQWQEVPDNAPADNGFKAQWELFLRHVVLDEPWRWDLLAGARGVHLAELGLRSSAEGRRLPVPEVVL; this comes from the coding sequence ATGAACGGCGTGACCGGGCGCATGGGATATCGGCAGCACCTGGTCAGGTCGCTGCTCGCGCTGCGCGAGCAGGGCGGGCTTCCACTCGGAGACGGCACCGTGCTGTGGCCGGAGCCGGTGCTCGTGGGGCGCCGGGAGCCGGCCCTTCGGGAGATCGCCGAGCGGCACGGCCTGGAGCACGTCAGCACCGACCTGGAGGCGGTGCTGGCCGATCCCGAGGTCGAGATCTACTTCGACGCCCAGGTCACCAGCGCCCGCGAGACGGCGATCCGGCATGCCATAGCCGCGGGCAAGCACGTCTACTGCGAGAAGCCGACCGCCCTGACCTTCGCGTCCTCGCTCGAGCTGGCGCGCCTGGCCGCGGCCGCCGGGATCAAGCACGGCGTGGTGCAGGACAAGCTGTTCCTGCCCGGGCTGCTGAAGCTGAGACGGCTGATCGAGGGCGGCTTCTTCGGCGAGATCCTCTCCGTGCGCGGGGAGTTCGGGTACTGGGTCTTCGAGGGTGACTGGCAGCCCGCCCAGCGGCCCTCGTGGAACTACCGCGCACAGGACGGCGGGGGCATCGTCGCCGACATGTTCCCGCACTGGGAGTACCTGCTGCACGAGCTGTTCGGCCGGGTCCACACGGTGCAGGCCCTCACCCGGACCCATATCGGCCGCAGATGGGACGAGGAGGGCAAACCGTATGAGGCCACGGCCGATGACGCCGCGTATGGAACCTTCGAGCTGGAGGGCGGCGCGGTCGCCCAGATCAACTCCTCCTGGGCGGTGCGGGTCCACCGGGACGAGCTGGTGGAGTTCCAGGTGGACGGGACGCACGGGTCGGCCGTCGCCGGGCTGCGGAGCTGCCGCGTCCAGCACCGCGGGGCCACCCCGAAGCCGGTGTGGAATCCGGATCTGCCACAGACCGAGCCCTTCCGCTCCCAGTGGCAGGAGGTACCGGACAACGCCCCCGCCGACAACGGCTTCAAGGCCCAGTGGGAGCTCTTCCTGCGCCATGTCGTCCTCGACGAGCCCTGGCGGTGGGACCTGCTGGCCGGGGCCCGGGGCGTACACCTCGCCGAGCTCGGCCTGCGCTCCTCGGCGGAGGGCCGGCGGCTTCCGGTGCCGGAGGTGGTCCTGTGA
- a CDS encoding glycoside hydrolase family 18 protein, which produces MRRSMLGRLAVAACSLSLLAAFAPAAGAAQDEAAGGHHRSYKKVGYFTQWGVYGRDFQVQDLEANGSAGKLTHINYAFGNVSAEGKCFTGNVPGEADAWADYVRPLDAENSVDGVADTWDQPLAGNFNQLRELKAKHPGLKVLISLGGWSWSTHFSDAALTPASRKAFVQSCIDLYIKGNLPQDGTRGGAGAAAGVFDGIDLDWEWPGSAGDTDTKFRPEDKRNFTELVKEFRTQLDAYARGQKRKSPYELTAFVPTAPAKIDAGFEVRRIMRDLDFVTLQGYDFHVSGESTTAQQSALYARGDFSVDGTVDAWRERGAPAHKLVVGMPFYGQGWTGVSGGGDGMGQPATGPAPATWAAGYEDYKALKKLADSGTYQVHRDRRGGHAWLFDGTTLWTYDDPQVLRAKTGYIREHGLGGAMFWSLDADTADGELMTAVDRGLRGR; this is translated from the coding sequence ATGCGCCGCAGCATGCTCGGCAGACTGGCCGTCGCCGCCTGCTCCCTCTCCCTCCTGGCCGCCTTCGCGCCCGCCGCCGGCGCCGCGCAGGACGAAGCGGCGGGCGGCCACCACCGCTCATACAAGAAGGTCGGCTACTTCACCCAATGGGGCGTCTACGGACGGGACTTCCAGGTCCAGGACCTGGAGGCGAACGGGTCCGCCGGCAAGCTCACCCACATCAACTACGCCTTCGGCAACGTCAGCGCCGAGGGCAAGTGCTTCACCGGCAACGTGCCCGGCGAGGCCGACGCCTGGGCCGACTACGTCCGCCCGCTCGACGCCGAGAACTCCGTGGACGGGGTCGCCGACACCTGGGACCAGCCGCTCGCCGGGAACTTCAACCAGCTCCGCGAGCTCAAGGCCAAGCACCCCGGTCTCAAGGTGCTGATCTCACTGGGCGGTTGGAGCTGGTCCACGCACTTCTCGGACGCCGCGCTGACCCCCGCATCCCGCAAGGCGTTCGTCCAGTCGTGCATCGACCTCTACATCAAGGGCAACCTGCCGCAGGACGGCACCCGCGGTGGCGCGGGCGCGGCCGCCGGGGTGTTCGACGGGATCGACCTCGACTGGGAGTGGCCGGGCTCGGCCGGGGACACGGACACGAAGTTCCGACCCGAGGACAAGCGCAACTTCACCGAGCTGGTCAAGGAGTTCCGCACGCAGCTCGACGCGTACGCGCGCGGCCAGAAGCGGAAGTCGCCGTACGAGCTGACGGCCTTCGTCCCGACCGCTCCCGCCAAGATCGACGCGGGCTTCGAGGTCCGCCGGATCATGCGCGACCTCGACTTCGTGACCCTCCAGGGCTATGACTTCCACGTCTCCGGCGAGTCCACCACGGCCCAGCAGTCCGCCCTGTACGCCCGGGGCGACTTCAGCGTGGACGGCACGGTCGACGCCTGGCGCGAGCGCGGGGCGCCCGCGCACAAGCTGGTGGTGGGCATGCCGTTCTACGGGCAGGGCTGGACGGGCGTCAGCGGCGGCGGGGACGGCATGGGCCAGCCCGCCACCGGACCGGCGCCGGCCACCTGGGCGGCGGGGTACGAGGACTACAAGGCCCTGAAGAAGCTGGCGGATTCGGGGACCTACCAGGTCCACCGGGACCGGCGCGGCGGGCACGCCTGGCTCTTCGACGGCACCACCCTGTGGACGTACGACGACCCGCAGGTGCTGCGCGCCAAGACCGGCTACATCCGCGAACACGGGCTCGGCGGCGCGATGTTCTGGTCCCTGGACGCGGACACCGCCGACGGCGAGCTCATGACGGCCGTGGACCGGGGCCTGCGGGGCCGCTGA
- a CDS encoding VOC family protein, producing the protein MSVALNHTIIHSRDNRESAAFLAHVLGLSVGAEAGPFIPVETANGVTLDFATIPAESITPQHYAFLLSEEEFDEAFGKIRASGAAYYADPHGKHPGEINHNDGGRGVYFTDPAGHGMEIITRPYGYQEDGAA; encoded by the coding sequence ATGTCAGTCGCACTGAACCACACGATCATCCACTCCCGTGACAACCGGGAGTCCGCCGCATTCCTGGCGCACGTCCTGGGCCTGAGCGTCGGGGCCGAAGCCGGCCCCTTCATCCCGGTCGAGACCGCCAACGGCGTCACCCTGGACTTCGCGACCATCCCCGCCGAGTCCATCACCCCGCAGCACTACGCGTTCCTCCTCTCCGAGGAGGAGTTCGACGAGGCCTTCGGCAAGATCCGGGCCTCGGGGGCGGCGTACTACGCCGATCCGCACGGAAAGCACCCCGGCGAGATCAACCACAACGACGGGGGCCGCGGCGTGTACTTCACGGACCCCGCGGGCCACGGGATGGAGATCATCACCCGCCCGTACGGGTACCAGGAGGACGGGGCCGCGTAG
- a CDS encoding bifunctional 4-hydroxy-2-oxoglutarate aldolase/2-dehydro-3-deoxy-phosphogluconate aldolase, giving the protein MSCHPYAVIAAQRLLPVLRSPDADEAVRRAGALLAAGCRAVELTTSTPGWAAAVTRTAPLADAHGRPALVGVGTVTTAEQAAAALDAGAGFLVSPHPAPEVRHIAARRAAVFIEGGFTPGEIASAVRDGGAAKVFPAHVGGPDFIRSLRAVLPAGLIVPTGGIRPAEVPDWLAAGADAVGIGSGLPDDPAELAAVFAELAGPCCGRGGCARREPRP; this is encoded by the coding sequence TTGTCCTGCCACCCGTACGCGGTCATAGCCGCCCAGCGCCTGCTGCCGGTGCTGCGCAGCCCCGATGCCGACGAGGCAGTCCGGCGCGCCGGCGCCCTGCTCGCCGCCGGATGCCGCGCGGTCGAGCTGACCACCTCAACACCCGGCTGGGCGGCCGCCGTCACCCGCACCGCCCCGCTCGCCGACGCCCACGGCCGCCCCGCCCTCGTCGGCGTCGGCACGGTGACCACCGCCGAGCAGGCCGCGGCCGCCCTGGACGCGGGCGCCGGCTTCCTGGTCTCCCCCCACCCCGCCCCGGAGGTGCGACACATCGCCGCACGCCGCGCAGCCGTCTTCATCGAGGGCGGGTTCACCCCCGGCGAGATCGCCTCCGCCGTCCGGGACGGGGGCGCCGCCAAGGTGTTTCCGGCCCACGTCGGCGGGCCGGATTTCATCCGCTCCCTCAGAGCGGTCCTCCCCGCGGGGCTGATCGTTCCCACCGGGGGCATCCGGCCCGCCGAGGTCCCCGACTGGCTGGCCGCGGGGGCGGACGCCGTCGGCATCGGCAGCGGGCTGCCCGACGACCCGGCCGAACTGGCCGCCGTCTTCGCCGAACTGGCCGGTCCGTGCTGCGGCCGCGGCGGCTGCGCCCGCCGGGAGCCGCGGCCGTGA
- a CDS encoding sugar kinase, protein MTGAPYDVLVLGEVLVEIHAAAALGELADGTAARISYSGDALNAAAAAAAAGARTALLAVVGEDELSTPLLRRAAELGVDVSHVRRAPRPNGAYLLSDDTAGDREFVYWRTHSAGSTLAPAHVESWRGLLTTSTALITSGITAALSPSSHDAVLAAARLVHEAGGHLSYDPNFRPRLTGRDRARDLLAWIAPLTGLLKASCPADALALVDTDDPDTAAARCRALGARTVVVTAGAGRLLLHDGSGARYQPVPPNPAPVDATGAGDCFTGTATARLALGDGLADAVAYGTAAASLSVSGRGGTGRVPSFAETAALAARHRGLTGSRGARPPRG, encoded by the coding sequence GTGACCGGCGCGCCGTACGACGTCCTGGTGCTCGGCGAGGTGCTCGTCGAGATCCACGCCGCAGCCGCCCTGGGCGAGCTCGCCGACGGCACAGCGGCCCGCATCTCCTACTCCGGGGACGCGCTGAACGCGGCCGCGGCCGCCGCGGCCGCCGGCGCCCGGACCGCCCTGCTCGCCGTCGTCGGCGAGGACGAGCTCAGCACCCCGCTGCTGCGCCGCGCCGCCGAACTGGGCGTGGACGTCTCCCACGTGCGCCGCGCCCCGCGGCCCAACGGCGCCTACCTGCTGTCCGACGACACCGCAGGCGACCGGGAGTTCGTCTACTGGCGCACCCACAGCGCCGGTTCCACCCTCGCACCCGCCCACGTGGAGTCCTGGCGCGGGCTGCTCACCACCTCCACGGCGCTGATCACCAGCGGGATCACGGCCGCGCTCTCACCGAGCAGCCACGACGCCGTGCTGGCCGCCGCACGGCTCGTGCACGAGGCCGGCGGGCACCTCTCGTACGACCCCAACTTCCGCCCCCGGCTGACCGGCCGCGACCGGGCCCGGGACCTGCTCGCTTGGATCGCCCCGCTGACCGGGCTGCTGAAGGCCTCCTGCCCGGCCGACGCCCTCGCCCTCGTGGACACCGACGACCCGGACACCGCCGCCGCCCGCTGCCGCGCGCTGGGTGCCCGGACCGTCGTGGTCACCGCAGGAGCCGGCCGGCTGCTGCTGCACGACGGCTCGGGCGCCCGGTACCAGCCCGTGCCCCCGAACCCGGCTCCGGTCGACGCGACCGGAGCCGGGGACTGCTTCACCGGCACGGCCACCGCCCGCCTCGCCCTCGGCGACGGGCTCGCGGACGCCGTCGCCTACGGCACGGCGGCCGCATCCCTCTCGGTGTCCGGCCGCGGCGGCACCGGGCGCGTCCCCTCCTTCGCGGAGACGGCGGCGCTGGCCGCGCGGCACCGCGGGCTCACAGGGAGTCGAGGAGCGCGACCTCCTCGGGGGTGA